The Electrophorus electricus isolate fEleEle1 chromosome 8, fEleEle1.pri, whole genome shotgun sequence genome contains the following window.
TGCGTTTTAGCACACAATCTCTCTTCAGCTCTCCGTTTCTTTGCTTTGACCcagggagaagaagaagaggacgACTGGGTTTACCATTGCagtgtctccatctctctccatctctctcgtCTTCCATTCACTAACTTTCAGCGCTGTACGGGTCAGCACTGTGAGCCACGCCCCCACTAGCCTTATTCTTGTAACCACGTTTGAGCATGTAACATTAATATGTAAAGACGTCTAACGTTACTGTTGTAACCAGACCATCGAGCTGAGCGTTTGTGAATGTACAATTAATATGTAAAGACGTCTGACGTGTTCTGCAAAACTCCCACCAAATCCGACCCGACACCTCTGACATGTGAATGAATATTCATGCTTCACAAGACGACTTGCAGCAGCAGAAGGACATCATGTTTTAACATGGCTTCAGAAAGTGGCCCATGTTAATTTACGTCACCTCTACTCTTTATTTAGAGCAGAATTAAATTTAGAAACTTAGTAGTAATTATTTTGGATTTAAAGTAgttacacaaatacataagctcatagtgatatatatatatatatatatatatatatatatatatatatatatatatatatcctacaTTTTCGTTTCGAGCAATTGAAAAAATTACAAAGCTCCACCACACCCTCctcacaaatacatataatacatataatacaaatacatatatctAAGGGCCACGTATATAAGGtcgtatttatatttaaaaagtagTTAAATGATACGTATAATGAAGTCTTATATCTGCGTAGCGGTGGCTGTTGCTTGTGTAAGCCTATGCGTTGGAGGTGGCGCTTTCCCTGTGTCTTCTCTCTCGAGACTGCAGCCTATAAATGAAGACGCTCTACTGATGCACCCTCGCGCCTCATATCGAACCAGACTAAGTCCCTCTCGCGCAGACTCACGAGAAGAGCCTAATGGAAGGGTTTGCGGTCTGTGTGGAGAATCGGGCATAAGACCTCAGTCGCCTGGTAGCAGCGGATAGGTGAGTAGGAGTTAACAAGACAAAAATCGAAAATATGGTAGGCCAtgccaaacttttttttccttcataaaCTTCGCTAGTAGATAGAACTAACCTCTTCGGTTACCTTCAATTTCCATTATTCTATGTTTATaatttagaatgtgtgtgttactccTTCCGTTGTCTAATGTCAAAAGCCAGtcgttttttctttgttgtgaACTGTTGTAGCTCAGTATGTCCGATCTGAAACAAGGCGCTGTCCAGTATCTGGTTCTGAAATTAAATAAGATTTTATGTCTCGACTTTATGGCACAGTTCGCATGACATCCTTTTAAATTATCATGGGCTCAAGTATCGTTTTCCACGAGTTGTTAACAAATCGGATGTTAAGTCAGTTATAAATAGCGAACAGAGTTTGCATGTTAAAAAATCACATAACCTGTGCACGCTGTTCAAATTGTCTGCGTCAGAGGAAATAACTTTTCACTTGACATAACTGAAAACATCATATTGTGGCGATAACATATTTTAGTTGTGATAACAGAGTGAAAACTAACGGAGTCACATTACGTGTTGCAAAACTGCACGATTTATCGTTTTCATGTTGTTACATGATGTCTGTGTACCGTTGGGTATGTGCTGAGTTGGGCTATTCGCATTATGAAATTAGGCTATTTTGGTAATTTTGGGCAGGTAACCAAAGTAGCCTATCtggattttctgtttttgctttaagTCAAAGTTTATAAAATGATCTTAATCATAGTGCTACCAATTTGAAATGGTGTAAGGGTAAGTGACATACTCATGCGGTCAGACACTGCGGAGCGCCGAGCGCTCGAGTCGAGATTGCGTGGGTGGGAACAAGAAGACAAAACAGCAGTCTAAGTGTATGTTGCGGAGGAGCGCGATGAGAAATGCGCAaaataataattgaaaaaaaGATTGGTCAAAAAGTCAAAGCAATTTACTTAGAATGGAATCTACTAAGTAGAATGGAAAGTACTGTTAACAGAAGGCGATTAGAGTCCGTAAGGTGACGGGTGCTGACTGCCTCAGTTGCCGAGGATATAGCCAATGCAAGCGGATAGACGTTACTTGCTAAGCCCGGTGCCCTCGAGTGGTTCTAGAGTATGttttaacattatattttgAGAAAGAAGTGGTCGTTGTTTTAAGAGGAAAAACATTGTAGACCCAATTGCACCATTAGCATGTGTCTGGCATAATGAGATGAGTAGAAGAACACCTCTGATGTAGAATGGCTTATAAACATTTAATGGCCACACGGAAATCTGTGGAGTAAAGGCAAACTACCTGGAAAAACTGGGTCTGTATTTAACAGTCAGCGGGAAATGTAGCAGCCTCTATAGTGGCCTAAAACGATGGTCTGTCTGTGACGGACGTGTCTACCGAATGAGTTTCAGTCTGTGCTATAACGGACGACTCTAAAACATTTGTGCAGCCAGCAGACATCAACTCTGGTCACGGTCCGTTTCCATGGTTCTCTGTTTTTGGGATTtactaatatttttttttttttttttttttttttggaacacaGGAATCTTATCTGGCAGCGTTTGCTGCAGCTTTTACCATAGAGCAGTTTTGGAATTGCTTCTGATTCAAGAATCCGAAATGGTCATAACTCCGATATACTTGTGACGCACAAGTCAGGGCACCTGTCAAGAACAATACAATGCGTAGACTGTCAGACGGATTTCTGCATCAGAGCTTTAGGCAGATACCCTCCCCTGCCTTATATGTTCTGCACAAAAATCCCTTTGACCTGACTAACCGAATGACTCTTTGTTTAAGTGTATTTCTGTTTGaaagtttaattgtttttttgtaagtTTAAGCCTTGCATGAAACTTGTAGCCTAAATCAGATAGGCAAGGATTAGGGTTGTACCTGAAAATTAAATACAGAAGTTGTTCTGGTGTAACACAGGGCTTCTCATTTCCACACTTGGGTCCATACTGCCCTACTCATGTTCAAGTGTTTCCTGCTCTAGCACACTAGATCCAGCTCGTCAGCTCAATATCTGGCCCTTCATGAGCTGCATAAGTTGTGCTGTAGAGCAGAGTTTACTTGAAACTGTGCAGGATAGTGAGACCCAAGGACAATAGCAAACAGCCCATGGTCTAATGCACGGTCTGACATATCAGACAAACAGTCCACAGTCTAATGCTTAGTCTGACGTATCAGACAAATAGGACATCTTGGGTCAGagtcatcagctgtgcaagcagagTGCAAGTAGATGGTAAATTGAAAAAGGTAAGCAACAGAACCTGTTTATATTCAAATTTCAAGAAGTGTATTCACTTGAACTTTCAtcttattaaataattattcatcTTGAGGCATGTAATTCAGTGACTACTGCAAATTAATTAGTGAATAATATGAAAGGTATATATTTACAAAGGTGAAAATCCCAAAAATTCTAAAAGGGATTAAAGGTCGGAGTGTATAAAtaagttttttttccataaaaatgCAATTGACTAATGCAATTTGGCTTCGGGTGCTTGGAATGTGCATTGGGCATTATGCTTTACATCGTGTCATAGCACATGAGAATGAATATGCAGTCACTGAGTGCCATTTCAGTCTTATTGAAAGTAGATGTGTGTTTATCCAGAAATGTATGATAATGTTAAACAAAAATGGTTGGTTAAAAGGGTATTATTGAGTTCTCACTTGCAGGGTGATGCCAGTAGAATTTTAATTATTCTTCAGATTCTTTAAGTGGCAACTTTTGTTAGAACATTGCTCTGAAGGAAGGCGACCTTTCCATTTTATGTCTGATGCTTTTTTGCACCAAACCATTGTGTCTGATGCACAATAAAAACTGGGCCTGTTGAGCCATAGCCTTTTGATGAATCACTCTGGAGATTGCTGACATAAAGAAAACCACAGTGAAAATCTCATAGGTCAGAGGCCAAGACATTTGTCAGACATGTCCCAGAAGAAAACAAGTGAAGAGAGATATTAGAGACCTGGTGGTACAGTGCCAATGCTTCACCTGAGATAAGATCAGAGGCACAGTGGAATCAGTGTAGAACAGTAGAACAGTGGAATCAGTGTAGAACCTTTCTACACTGTTGGCCCAGTCCATATGTTGTTGCCAGTgtaaaaaacaagacaagaacAAGAAACAATGTTTGAAGGGTTAGGTGTAGCCTAAGGCCATCTCATATGGGCTATAACTAGTATGCACGCTTGTCCATATGAACAATGCAGAAAAAATCCTACTTGGGAACTATTTCCCTAAAGTGCCGTATAACATTCCCAGCATAAGGTGACATTCCAGGTAAATTGTCCCATTGAATACATTTAACACGCCAGGATGATCTAAAGTCTGCGTTGAGAAAACTAGGAGCAGAAGATAGCTACCAAAATGCATATGACTAAAACTTTGCTCTGCTTTAAGAAGCTTTTTCTGAAGACACTGACATGGCATTGGTTGAATTATCATCTGGTTCACgatttctctgttcctctctgaaAGGCTGTTGAATGGCAAAGCACTGTGCAGGGCTTAATGGCGCCCCCTCTCTGCACATAGTGCACACTGCACCCTGTATCACAAAGCAAAAAGCGCAGCAATGGGTGATCACTCAGTGGCTTTGTGTGAAGCCCAGAGTGCAAGACCCtaacaccccccgccccccccaccacacaaacactagGAGGTGAGatgttttaagatgttttgCAGCAGATTATTCTAAGCAAATAAGAGTGTGTAGGTGAGATCACCCTGTGAGCCTGAGTGATTGACAGGTCATATTAGAATGCAGgtaatggtgtgtatgtgaatgtgtgtgcgcaaaagataacaggaagaggaggaggaaatggagagagagtcAAGTGCAAAGAAGTGGTAGGGGTGGAGGGCCTTAAgcctgctgtcacacacacacacacacacacacacacacccacacacacacccccccacacacacacactcaggaagAGATCCTGTGCTTCTCATTCCTGACAAGTCCTGCATGACACCCCTTGTTATTTTTAACTCTGCACGATGGGATAACTATAGATAGGCTTGTGACAGAGGTGGAGCTGTTATTCATTCATGTGTACACCAAGCACGAGTTACACAGGATCACACCTCACcttacacagacagaaagatagacagatagaAATAAAAGAGTctgatttgaaaatattttttatacaaCACCTGTCTGGTGAGAAGTCGGTTTGTGTGGCCCACAGTGTCTTGCCAAGCGTTCTGATCTTGTTTACCCAGgcctttttcatttattttgtttgactTTCCACACCCTGAAGGTCTGCAGTTTCCATCCTTTCCCACATCAACACTCCTGTGCAAAGGTTCCAATCaaattttgttattgttcttgttgTCAATGCCATCGTAGAAAGTGATGAAGGCTAATGAACTATGGCCTAGTTAGCAGAGTCAGGAGCAGTGTAGTCCTGCTCATCTGCCGGTGACTCGTGACTGTGTTTATATTTGCTTTGTGAAAACTTCATTGAGTAGGTCGTAATACGCACCGTTATGGATGGCCCGTATACTCACGTACATGAAAGGAGCTTTGTAAAAATCCAGGCAGCGGTGGCACTTATAAACCCATATTTTTTCCCTCCAAATGGAATAATTAATCAGGACAGTTGATGACATGCTCGCAggactatgtgtgtgtggacaaagGGCTTGCTTCAGACAGTCACATGGCTGATCTTACACGACTGGGGTGAATAGTGAACGCTAAAATATGAATGGAGTTGTGTTTCAAGAAGACCTTGGGCCAGGAGCACATTCCCCTCTGTCTTTCATCTGTAAACAATGTGATCTCGTAGCCTTATTTAGGAGTAAAACTCTGCAGAAGATGCATGCTGATGTCTCTGATGTCTCAGTAACTAAAATTTGTCTGGGACTCCATGAAAGCAAAGTCCTggcttatttttttcagttattaatCTGACAGCATGTTATGCATATCATACTTATACAGCGTCAGCACTACACTGAAACCAATATGAAAGTGACTACAAGAGTGAAGAATGAAAATCTGGACCCACTGACAGGTTCTTGGACTTTACAGGTTTAATAAAATCAATCAAattttaaaggtttattttatttctttgttgttatCCTGTCTATTGATTTTGTTCTAGATCTTCAATATATTAAGAATTGTTTCAAATTGTGTGACCTGATTTGATTATGTAgtggttttcactgtttttattaaatttctACATTCTTTGCTTTACACAGGCAAACAATGCCGCCTTTGTCCACCTACTGACTCGCAAACATTTATGGAACATATTCATCCCAGTCCCTCCCTCAAGATGAACTCCTCTGATGTCACCACTGTCCCTGTCCCGTTCTGGACTTCCATGGTCAACTCCAACCAAGTTTCCAATTCCCCCAACATCACTGACGCTCCACACCAGATGAAGGCCAAGGCATGTGAGCAACTCACTATCGCCACAGAGGTCTTCCTCATCCTTGGCATCATCAGTCTCCTGGAGAACATTCTTGTTATCTCTGCCATAGTGAAGAACAAGAACCTACATTCACCCATGTACTTCTTCGTGTGCAGCCTTGCTGTGGCGGACATGTTGGTGAGTGTCTCCAACGCATGGGAGACCATTATTATCTATCTGCTCAACAACCAGCAGCTGGTGGTGGAAGATCACTTCATCAGGCAAATGGACAATGTCTTTGACTCCATGATTTGCATCTCAGTGGTGGCATCCATGTGCAGCCTCCTGGCCATTGCTGTGGACCGCTATGTCACCATCTTTTATGCGCTGCGCTATCACAACATCATGACTGTGCGGCGGGCAGCCATGATCATCGCTGGGATCTGGACCTTCTGCACTGGCTGCGGCATCATCTTCATTGTGTACTCAGACAGCACGCCTGTCATCGTGTGCCTGGTGTCCATGTTCTTCATTATGCTGGCCCTCATGGCTTCGCTCTACAGCCACATGTTCATGCTCGCCCGTTCACACGTCAAACGCATTGCTGCCCTGCCAGGCTACAACTCCATCCACCAGAGGGCCAGCATGAAGGCGGCGGTCACACTCACCATCCTGCTGGGCATCTTTATTGTGTGCTGGGCCCCATTTTTCCTTCATCTCATCCTCATGATCTCCTGTCCCAGGAACATCTACTGCATGTGTTTCATGTCACACTTCAACATGTACCTCATCCTGATCATGTGTAATTCTGTTGTTGACCCTCTCATCTATGCCTTCAGGAGTCAGGAGATGCGTAAGACCCTCAAAGAGATTATCTGCTGCTACAGTCTGACGAATGCCTTCAGAATGTCCAAGTAAAGTGCAAGGCATGGTGACCCAATGTTCTCcagcacacaatgacaaacccAAACTGTGGATTGGTGTATCGTTCCTTTGTGTGACTATGGGAAGTTCTCTCGAATGTTCTACTTGTACTCACAGTGACtcatttggcttgtgttttttttttgtttttttttctggaacattctaaaGCCAACAGCCTacagtgttggtgtttgtttgagaATGGAGGGCCTATAGTAGAACAGCAGAGTGAAGTTTAATATCACAAAGGATTTACTAGTATGCATCATGCAAATGTATTGAGACTGTAATGCTTTGGAGACTGTCGctgtatataaaacaatgtCTGCAATGCTTACTGATAAATATCATAGACTAATAGTAAAGATTACTTTGCAGTGCTTTTAGATGTAAGTAGAATTTGGCCTTGGTTCTCATCACACAATCATGAAATAGTCTTTCAAATTGTGTCAAAGAAACAAAGTgtctacagacacacagcatttcAAGTGTTTTTCAAGTGGTGTGCATTAACGAGTAAACCAGTTATTAGTGCAATTAgctaaagttatttttaaacgTTTCGATTACTGTTTGCCTGCTTAAAACCTCTGAAACTTAAAGGTGAATTACAGTATAACACTTAACCGAAAAAATTAAGTATGGCTCCATAGAGACATGGCTATGTTTACTAATGTTCCAAGAGTAAAACACTGTTTGTGAACATCATGCAGTGACCATGGGCTCAAGCTGTGGATGCACAGTATGGCTTTCTTGTGCTGGAAATACCGTGAAAGGGACTTTGTTTTGTAGAATATATCTAATTATGGTTTCATAAAAAGGAACTACCGAGTTAGTTTCTCTCACTTCTGCTTAAACTGATTTGGGAATGAGAATGTAGAAGAGGTGACCAGGCAAAAAGTGATTGAGCAGGAAATGCATAAAGATGGAAGAGAGAAGGATGACTGGCATTCCAAACACATATAAACTGCATTTCTGTCCTCAGTGCAATATTTATGCTCCTTTCAGGTGGAGAAAAACAAGTTCTGCATCTGAAATACATCTGGCTTGTaacatttccaaacatttcCCCCTGGGTTATATAGTGAGCCAGTAACGCTGTAGACAAGCATTTTTGCTATTCTGGATATCCTGCTGATCTGAAGCTTTTAAAGGAGTTTTTCCTCTGTTAGCAGTG
Protein-coding sequences here:
- the mc5ra gene encoding melanocortin 5a receptor isoform X1 codes for the protein MHIILIQRQHYTETNMKVTTRVKNENLDPLTGKQCRLCPPTDSQTFMEHIHPSPSLKMNSSDVTTVPVPFWTSMVNSNQVSNSPNITDAPHQMKAKACEQLTIATEVFLILGIISLLENILVISAIVKNKNLHSPMYFFVCSLAVADMLVSVSNAWETIIIYLLNNQQLVVEDHFIRQMDNVFDSMICISVVASMCSLLAIAVDRYVTIFYALRYHNIMTVRRAAMIIAGIWTFCTGCGIIFIVYSDSTPVIVCLVSMFFIMLALMASLYSHMFMLARSHVKRIAALPGYNSIHQRASMKAAVTLTILLGIFIVCWAPFFLHLILMISCPRNIYCMCFMSHFNMYLILIMCNSVVDPLIYAFRSQEMRKTLKEIICCYSLTNAFRMSK
- the mc5ra gene encoding melanocortin 5a receptor isoform X2 codes for the protein MKVTTRVKNENLDPLTGKQCRLCPPTDSQTFMEHIHPSPSLKMNSSDVTTVPVPFWTSMVNSNQVSNSPNITDAPHQMKAKACEQLTIATEVFLILGIISLLENILVISAIVKNKNLHSPMYFFVCSLAVADMLVSVSNAWETIIIYLLNNQQLVVEDHFIRQMDNVFDSMICISVVASMCSLLAIAVDRYVTIFYALRYHNIMTVRRAAMIIAGIWTFCTGCGIIFIVYSDSTPVIVCLVSMFFIMLALMASLYSHMFMLARSHVKRIAALPGYNSIHQRASMKAAVTLTILLGIFIVCWAPFFLHLILMISCPRNIYCMCFMSHFNMYLILIMCNSVVDPLIYAFRSQEMRKTLKEIICCYSLTNAFRMSK
- the mc5ra gene encoding melanocortin 5a receptor isoform X3, coding for MEHIHPSPSLKMNSSDVTTVPVPFWTSMVNSNQVSNSPNITDAPHQMKAKACEQLTIATEVFLILGIISLLENILVISAIVKNKNLHSPMYFFVCSLAVADMLVSVSNAWETIIIYLLNNQQLVVEDHFIRQMDNVFDSMICISVVASMCSLLAIAVDRYVTIFYALRYHNIMTVRRAAMIIAGIWTFCTGCGIIFIVYSDSTPVIVCLVSMFFIMLALMASLYSHMFMLARSHVKRIAALPGYNSIHQRASMKAAVTLTILLGIFIVCWAPFFLHLILMISCPRNIYCMCFMSHFNMYLILIMCNSVVDPLIYAFRSQEMRKTLKEIICCYSLTNAFRMSK